One region of gamma proteobacterium HIMB55 genomic DNA includes:
- a CDS encoding NTP pyrophosphohydrolase (PFAM: NUDIX domain), whose protein sequence is MTDPKALRPASTVVLLRDTDHGMETLMLKRNKALMFAGGLWVFPGGAIDQEDIEAGGGDADETARIAAAREAQEECGLTPDLDNMVQLSQWTTPTAEPKRFQTWIYAAPIVQDDAVTIDGGEIHDHQWMRVADVVAAHKAGEMGMMPPTYVTLCSLLRYHNTADMIEGEKQITPPEVLPLFAKEDETVLVMFEGDAGYDNGQSTTPGARHRAVMQNGSWKYIYEGVSTDYPTFIPD, encoded by the coding sequence ATGACCGACCCTAAAGCCCTCCGACCCGCAAGTACTGTTGTTCTTCTTCGTGATACTGACCACGGCATGGAAACACTGATGCTTAAGCGCAACAAAGCGCTCATGTTTGCAGGCGGGCTGTGGGTGTTTCCGGGCGGGGCAATCGATCAGGAGGATATAGAGGCGGGTGGCGGTGACGCCGATGAAACTGCACGCATCGCCGCAGCACGCGAGGCTCAAGAAGAGTGCGGCCTGACACCAGATCTCGATAACATGGTCCAGCTGAGCCAATGGACCACGCCAACTGCAGAGCCAAAACGTTTTCAAACCTGGATCTATGCAGCTCCGATTGTTCAAGACGACGCGGTAACCATCGATGGGGGCGAAATACACGACCATCAGTGGATGCGCGTCGCAGATGTCGTTGCCGCCCACAAAGCAGGCGAGATGGGCATGATGCCACCCACCTATGTGACCCTCTGTAGCTTACTGCGCTACCACAACACTGCAGACATGATCGAGGGCGAGAAGCAAATCACACCGCCTGAAGTATTGCCGTTGTTCGCAAAAGAAGATGAAACCGTACTTGTCATGTTTGAGGGCGATGCAGGCTACGACAACGGACAAAGCACCACGCCCGGTGCTCGGCACAGAGCAGTCATGCAAAACGGAAGCTGGAAGTACATTTACGAGGGTGTCTCAACCGACTATCCCACGTTTATTCCTGACTGA
- a CDS encoding transcriptional regulator (PFAM: Bacterial regulatory proteins, tetR family): MQRKRTRLTPEARADNLLDAAAMLICRNGLATFTIEGLATEASVSVPLVYNYFSSRVLLLQALLQREYSRFGKRTSVAASNAETFRDIVRVSVRSNFEHNAPGTVLPMLITQPEIACVIQDELKQNSRNAANFLIERTAKHYQLDTDRARLIVQLSRGAAWAAAEWSGKQTRDQNEMIEMTVDYIIAGIEQLTIK, from the coding sequence GTGCAACGAAAACGAACTCGACTCACCCCTGAGGCACGAGCTGATAACTTGCTCGATGCAGCCGCCATGCTCATCTGCCGAAACGGGCTAGCCACATTCACGATAGAGGGTCTTGCTACAGAGGCCTCTGTCTCAGTACCGCTGGTTTACAACTACTTTTCAAGCCGGGTCTTATTGCTGCAGGCACTCCTGCAACGTGAGTACAGCCGGTTCGGGAAAAGGACCTCCGTGGCCGCGAGCAATGCTGAGACTTTCAGAGATATTGTCCGCGTGTCAGTGCGCAGTAATTTCGAGCACAACGCACCCGGCACGGTTCTGCCAATGCTCATCACACAGCCCGAAATCGCCTGTGTTATCCAAGATGAGCTCAAGCAAAACAGCAGAAACGCAGCCAATTTTTTGATCGAGCGCACCGCAAAGCATTATCAATTGGACACCGATCGCGCGCGCCTCATTGTTCAACTTTCAAGAGGTGCTGCTTGGGCTGCGGCTGAGTGGTCGGGCAAGCAAACCAGAGATCAAAACGAGATGATCGAAATGACTGTGGATTACATCATCGCAGGCATCGAGCAGCTCACGATAAAGTAG
- a CDS encoding putative NADP-dependent oxidoreductase (PFAM: Zinc-binding dehydrogenase), with protein sequence MTINRQWRLAKRPVGMVGRDNFEFVETTVPKVQDQQILIKNLYFSFDPTQRGWMVDRPSYLPPVGIGEVMRGGTVGQVVLSNHQDFAEGDLVQTMGGWQDYAVITPGEGVTGVTKIPDGVTPEMMLSVIGLTGITAYFGMLELGQPKAGETVLVSGAAGATGSVAAQIAKLKGCRVVGIAGGSEKCGWLTDVAGLDAAIDYKQGNLDAQIAEACPDKWNVFFDNVGGDTLEAALNHLALYSRVVLCGGISGYNAEDPIPGPSNLMNLVTNRARMEGFIILDYMPRAMEAIQDLMGWVMSGELKFQVDVQEGFENIPRTLSRLYTGENHGKQLLKLADPS encoded by the coding sequence ATGACAATTAATCGGCAGTGGCGCTTAGCAAAACGCCCCGTAGGTATGGTCGGAAGAGACAACTTCGAGTTCGTGGAAACCACCGTCCCTAAGGTCCAAGACCAACAGATACTCATTAAGAACCTCTACTTTTCTTTCGACCCAACTCAGCGCGGTTGGATGGTCGACCGCCCCAGCTATCTTCCCCCTGTCGGGATTGGTGAGGTGATGCGCGGCGGGACCGTAGGACAGGTCGTGTTATCCAATCATCAAGATTTCGCTGAAGGCGATCTCGTGCAAACGATGGGGGGCTGGCAGGATTACGCAGTAATAACGCCTGGCGAGGGCGTCACCGGCGTGACCAAAATACCTGACGGTGTGACACCCGAGATGATGCTGTCGGTCATTGGGCTGACAGGCATCACTGCTTACTTTGGCATGCTAGAACTCGGTCAGCCAAAAGCCGGCGAAACCGTCCTAGTGTCTGGCGCTGCAGGCGCAACCGGCTCGGTCGCGGCTCAGATTGCCAAGTTAAAAGGCTGTCGAGTTGTTGGTATCGCTGGTGGGTCTGAAAAATGCGGATGGCTTACTGACGTTGCAGGATTGGACGCAGCTATCGACTACAAGCAGGGCAATTTAGACGCGCAAATTGCAGAAGCCTGTCCTGATAAATGGAATGTGTTCTTTGACAACGTAGGCGGCGATACGCTGGAGGCTGCGCTGAACCACTTAGCCCTCTATTCTCGGGTTGTCCTGTGCGGTGGTATTTCGGGTTACAACGCCGAGGACCCAATCCCTGGTCCCTCGAACCTTATGAATTTGGTGACCAACCGCGCGCGCATGGAGGGATTCATCATCCTCGATTACATGCCGCGTGCCATGGAAGCGATTCAGGATCTAATGGGCTGGGTTATGTCGGGGGAGCTGAAGTTTCAGGTGGATGTGCAGGAAGGCTTTGAAAATATTCCAAGAACACTGAGCCGACTCTACACGGGCGAAAATCACGGCAAGCAGCTCCTCAAGCTAGCAGACCCAAGCTAA
- a CDS encoding ring-hydroxylating dioxygenase, large terminal subunit (PFAM: Rieske [2Fe-2S] domain), producing the protein MDNNTVGLLEVPEIIDRIFEHIDNGTTDLGTVQWHEPVEHYTSQSRYEQEIALLRKRPVVFCPSAAIPDAGSYISRTAAGTPLLVVRDNDLQVRAFINACRHRGMKVASGEGCTRTFSCPYHGWTYNLDGSLRGVPGEAAFPDLDKETSGLKEVFAVEKGGLVYVQQEGEPRLETLKTALDFFEPSQSFFYKNDTVDEANWKLLTETLLEGYHIKSLHRESFYPFGLDNINIVESYGQNSRVIYPFKRIEKLRSVAREERNIEGSATLVYHLFPNVSVSVLSKHTSVTVIEPLSPTRTQMFSYAIKHAEQNGVEISDEDAMRDVDFVNKSGQEEDRAAARDIQETVTTSANSHLTFGYYEKAIVSFHQQLQNELGET; encoded by the coding sequence ATGGATAACAACACAGTAGGCTTACTCGAAGTTCCTGAAATCATCGATCGCATTTTTGAGCATATCGATAACGGAACAACTGACCTTGGAACGGTGCAGTGGCATGAGCCGGTAGAGCACTACACAAGCCAAAGCCGTTACGAACAAGAGATCGCGCTATTGCGTAAGCGACCCGTTGTGTTTTGTCCATCAGCAGCCATCCCTGACGCCGGAAGCTACATCTCCCGTACTGCGGCCGGCACGCCCTTGCTCGTGGTTCGCGACAATGACTTACAGGTCCGCGCCTTTATCAATGCGTGCCGCCACCGTGGTATGAAGGTTGCGTCGGGCGAAGGGTGTACCCGAACCTTCTCCTGCCCCTACCACGGATGGACCTATAACCTAGATGGCTCACTGCGGGGCGTTCCGGGTGAGGCAGCCTTCCCTGACCTCGACAAGGAGACTTCAGGACTTAAAGAAGTATTTGCCGTTGAAAAAGGTGGCCTGGTTTACGTCCAGCAGGAAGGCGAACCAAGGCTCGAAACACTCAAGACGGCACTGGACTTTTTTGAGCCCTCACAGTCCTTCTTTTACAAAAACGACACGGTAGATGAGGCCAACTGGAAGCTACTGACGGAGACACTACTCGAGGGTTACCACATCAAGTCACTGCATCGGGAGAGCTTTTACCCGTTTGGTTTAGACAACATCAACATTGTGGAGTCCTACGGACAGAACTCCCGCGTGATCTATCCGTTTAAACGTATCGAGAAGCTGAGGTCTGTGGCGCGCGAGGAGCGCAACATAGAGGGCTCAGCAACACTGGTGTATCACCTATTCCCCAACGTCAGCGTTTCAGTCTTATCGAAACACACGAGCGTCACCGTCATCGAACCCCTGTCACCGACACGCACCCAGATGTTTTCTTACGCCATCAAACACGCAGAGCAAAACGGTGTCGAAATCAGCGACGAAGACGCAATGCGGGACGTCGACTTTGTGAATAAGTCGGGTCAGGAAGAAGATCGGGCTGCCGCCAGAGACATCCAAGAGACAGTCACAACCTCGGCCAATTCGCATCTAACCTTTGGCTATTACGAAAAGGCGATTGTTAGTTTTCATCAGCAGCTACAAAACGAGTTGGGGGAGACCTAA
- a CDS encoding Phytanoyl-CoA dioxygenase (PhyH) (PFAM: Phytanoyl-CoA dioxygenase (PhyH)): MQDISKSIEACAAHYGEQADAMREYLLAGQATALALDNRGPIEFDTSGKLAQHILDAYSKYGFYVFTGVLSDEECEDIEADMVSLKRSFPTMPDSAVDADGNPALGSDSKTPHLVWSKPLGDPLGGTQLANGRHQVKMFEPEATADTPLASPFILLGSLRFSDACLRTYAHPELLKVAEAVNGPDFAPFNEALFIKEPGIGAAVSWHQDGVTHWESPDFDENIHGFNFMAQLYGSTAVNGVWVLPGSHKLGKIDITDLVAESGSERLKGAVPLVCDRGDVVICNRQALHGSFPNSGFEPRLTVNFGFHKRSSVLGVKGGGIHSDAQVFDGEIIARRSKVLGYAIAARKERYPDEMAYTYQPFEAAGRSFEWNDAARRDMHDYNRDDLSI; encoded by the coding sequence ATGCAAGACATATCAAAATCAATAGAGGCCTGCGCCGCACACTATGGTGAGCAAGCCGATGCGATGCGCGAATACCTTCTAGCCGGCCAAGCCACTGCACTTGCACTCGATAATCGAGGGCCGATTGAATTCGACACGTCCGGTAAGCTCGCACAACATATTTTGGACGCTTACTCGAAGTACGGGTTTTATGTCTTTACGGGCGTTCTCAGCGACGAAGAATGTGAGGACATTGAAGCGGATATGGTGTCTCTCAAGCGCTCGTTCCCAACAATGCCTGACAGCGCCGTCGATGCAGATGGGAACCCTGCTTTAGGTTCCGATTCAAAAACACCGCATCTCGTTTGGTCTAAGCCGCTGGGAGATCCGCTCGGTGGCACACAGTTAGCCAACGGCAGACACCAGGTCAAAATGTTTGAGCCAGAGGCGACTGCTGATACCCCTCTCGCATCGCCCTTTATTTTGCTCGGATCGCTTCGCTTCTCCGATGCCTGCTTGCGGACCTATGCCCACCCGGAGCTCCTAAAAGTCGCAGAGGCAGTTAACGGACCAGACTTCGCCCCCTTTAACGAAGCGCTCTTTATCAAAGAGCCCGGCATTGGTGCCGCGGTGTCTTGGCACCAGGACGGCGTGACACATTGGGAGAGCCCGGACTTTGACGAGAACATCCATGGTTTTAATTTCATGGCGCAGCTGTATGGCAGCACGGCTGTTAACGGCGTATGGGTACTGCCCGGTAGTCATAAGCTGGGTAAGATCGATATCACGGATCTAGTCGCAGAGTCTGGAAGCGAACGTCTTAAGGGAGCTGTACCACTAGTCTGTGACCGCGGCGATGTGGTCATTTGCAACCGCCAAGCGCTTCATGGCTCCTTTCCAAACAGTGGCTTCGAGCCACGACTTACCGTCAATTTTGGTTTCCATAAGCGCTCCTCAGTCCTTGGTGTGAAAGGCGGAGGGATCCATAGCGATGCGCAAGTATTCGATGGTGAAATCATTGCTCGCCGCTCAAAGGTGCTCGGCTATGCCATAGCAGCACGGAAAGAGCGCTACCCCGATGAGATGGCCTACACCTATCAACCCTTCGAGGCGGCAGGACGCTCTTTTGAGTGGAACGATGCAGCCCGCCGCGACATGCATGATTACAATCGAGACGATTTAAGTATCTAA
- a CDS encoding EamA-like transporter family (PFAM: EamA-like transporter family) → MSLNQNPYLPIGLALGGVFLFSVMDAVMKAQALAMGTYSAMYWRNAMGALFAAILYLPSRPPRPSPDAFRLHVGRSALTAVMMYCFFFGLTRVPLAQAIGLTFVAPIIALFLASPFLGERIGPNAKFAALLGFGGVMVVVGGDLLRMNADTDLLGVSAMLAFAVMYAVNLILQRKLALIAKPMEITFYQNTFVLLLMSPFAPLLLLMPANELQWGGAVLAGLVAIGSLILMSIAYRRAEAQQLIATEYTAFVWAAMFGWWLFGEAVSAQTLLGTSLIMFGCVISARKTAS, encoded by the coding sequence ATGTCTTTAAACCAAAATCCCTATCTACCGATTGGACTAGCACTGGGCGGTGTTTTCCTCTTTTCGGTGATGGACGCGGTGATGAAAGCACAAGCGCTCGCTATGGGTACCTATAGCGCGATGTATTGGCGTAACGCGATGGGCGCATTGTTTGCAGCAATATTGTATCTGCCCTCTAGGCCGCCGCGACCCAGTCCTGATGCCTTCAGATTGCATGTGGGCCGCTCAGCGCTGACGGCCGTCATGATGTACTGCTTCTTTTTCGGTCTGACACGCGTTCCACTTGCGCAGGCCATTGGACTTACCTTTGTAGCGCCAATCATTGCTTTGTTTCTGGCCTCGCCATTTTTGGGTGAGCGCATTGGCCCCAATGCTAAATTTGCCGCGCTGCTGGGATTTGGGGGTGTCATGGTTGTGGTGGGCGGTGACCTGCTACGCATGAATGCAGACACCGACCTGCTTGGGGTCAGTGCCATGCTGGCTTTCGCCGTCATGTACGCCGTGAATTTAATTCTCCAAAGAAAGCTCGCACTCATCGCAAAGCCCATGGAAATCACGTTTTATCAAAATACGTTCGTGCTACTCCTGATGTCACCCTTCGCACCTCTCTTACTGCTGATGCCAGCCAATGAACTGCAATGGGGTGGCGCTGTGCTCGCGGGCCTTGTTGCCATAGGCTCGCTCATACTTATGTCAATTGCCTATCGTCGCGCCGAGGCGCAGCAACTTATTGCCACCGAATACACAGCGTTTGTGTGGGCCGCTATGTTCGGATGGTGGTTATTTGGCGAAGCCGTAAGTGCGCAGACGCTCCTTGGCACAAGTCTCATCATGTTTGGCTGTGTAATAAGCGCACGTAAGACGGCAAGCTGA
- a CDS encoding putative hydrolase or acyltransferase of alpha/beta superfamily, translated as MSMKTQVTTVCDLEKELPPDAPDAPEWLVRALQVPREEGFIESQGCDVHYFRWGNPENPPLLLLHGFLAHARCMAFIAPFLAEKYHVVAYDLTGMGDSGVRDEYPDKVRAQEVVDVAQKTGLFDHAQKPVVIAHSYGGHVGIAAMNDHHELFGGLIICDLMVLRLERLQAHFSGGRPMRSDTSRPNRVYPDYAEAKSRFVLSPNQPCGEPYLFDYMAYHSLKEVEGGWTWKFSTSVFDSDFSLRDRILRQAEAVVAAPGRKAYIYGQDSALFDDDSADYVRELGGTDIPFIGVPGARHHLMLDEPIAFVSALRSVLAVWAAA; from the coding sequence ATGTCTATGAAAACTCAGGTAACAACAGTTTGTGATCTCGAAAAAGAACTGCCACCCGACGCGCCAGATGCGCCCGAATGGTTGGTGAGGGCACTCCAAGTGCCCCGCGAAGAGGGTTTCATCGAGTCACAAGGCTGCGACGTCCACTATTTCCGTTGGGGCAACCCTGAAAACCCACCCCTGCTACTTTTGCACGGCTTCCTAGCGCATGCCCGTTGCATGGCCTTCATCGCACCGTTTTTGGCCGAGAAGTATCATGTGGTTGCGTACGATCTAACGGGAATGGGTGACTCCGGCGTTCGTGATGAGTACCCCGACAAGGTTCGAGCACAGGAAGTGGTCGACGTCGCACAGAAAACCGGCCTATTTGATCACGCACAAAAGCCCGTCGTCATCGCTCACTCCTACGGTGGCCACGTTGGTATTGCGGCCATGAACGATCACCACGAGCTATTTGGTGGCCTAATTATTTGTGACTTGATGGTCCTCCGGTTGGAACGCCTTCAAGCCCACTTCTCAGGTGGGAGACCGATGCGCTCTGATACCAGCCGGCCAAACAGGGTGTACCCCGATTATGCGGAGGCCAAGTCTCGATTCGTGCTCTCGCCAAACCAGCCCTGTGGCGAACCTTACCTTTTTGATTACATGGCCTATCACTCGCTCAAAGAGGTTGAGGGTGGTTGGACATGGAAATTCAGCACCAGTGTTTTCGATAGTGACTTCTCACTGCGCGACCGAATTCTCAGGCAGGCCGAGGCTGTTGTTGCAGCACCCGGACGCAAAGCCTACATCTACGGCCAAGATAGCGCCCTATTTGATGACGACTCTGCGGATTACGTGCGCGAACTGGGTGGTACGGATATACCGTTTATTGGTGTTCCAGGAGCAAGGCACCATCTCATGCTCGATGAGCCTATCGCGTTCGTTAGCGCACTTCGCTCAGTACTTGCAGTGTGGGCTGCCGCCTGA
- a CDS encoding Protein of unknown function (DUF2891) (PFAM: Protein of unknown function (DUF2891)) — MNTLATKIIVVLSTLFSGGLTFAGDTETEQSYAQVFSGLAMDCIHKEYSNKIAHYMTSDDDLKPPRELYPAFYGCFDWHSSVHGHWLLVRLLNTHESEVDGAAIRHMLNKSFTAKNIAGELASYTRPGMKSFERPYGIAWLLQLTAELRQSSGDDAKRWLHHLLPLEQQAVSNISEWLPKLSFPIRTGEHSQTAFAFGLMLDWAHIAGDREFEALLKSRVRELYAGDVNCPLAYEPSGQDFLSPCIAEADLMRRVLTRPEFSSWLTDFFPTLTAKTGSNWLVPATVTDKSDGKLAHLDGLNTSRAWMLEGITSALPLNDVRRQPLEAALAAHRKAGLDAVLGDMHYMGSHWLGSFATYLETKRGLAIEAGN; from the coding sequence GTGAACACCTTAGCCACAAAAATAATTGTCGTCCTCAGTACTTTGTTTTCCGGAGGTCTCACGTTTGCAGGCGATACCGAGACTGAGCAGAGCTATGCACAGGTGTTTTCGGGTCTCGCCATGGACTGTATCCACAAGGAATACAGCAACAAGATTGCCCACTACATGACCAGCGACGACGATTTGAAACCGCCCCGCGAACTCTACCCAGCGTTCTATGGCTGCTTCGATTGGCACTCCTCGGTTCATGGTCACTGGCTCTTAGTACGATTACTCAATACCCACGAGAGCGAGGTCGACGGCGCGGCGATTCGACACATGCTGAATAAGAGCTTTACCGCAAAGAACATCGCCGGCGAACTTGCAAGTTATACACGGCCTGGCATGAAATCCTTCGAGCGCCCTTATGGTATTGCCTGGTTACTCCAGCTGACAGCGGAACTGCGGCAATCTTCGGGTGACGATGCAAAGCGCTGGCTTCATCACCTGCTGCCACTCGAGCAACAGGCCGTTTCCAATATCAGCGAGTGGCTCCCCAAACTCTCCTTCCCCATTCGAACCGGCGAGCACAGCCAGACTGCCTTTGCTTTTGGGCTTATGTTGGACTGGGCGCATATAGCGGGCGATCGAGAGTTCGAGGCTCTACTCAAGTCACGTGTGCGCGAGCTGTATGCCGGTGATGTTAATTGCCCGCTGGCTTACGAGCCCTCAGGCCAAGACTTCTTATCACCTTGTATCGCCGAAGCCGACCTCATGCGACGCGTCCTTACCCGGCCTGAATTTTCGTCCTGGCTAACTGACTTCTTTCCCACCCTCACCGCGAAAACCGGATCCAATTGGCTGGTGCCGGCTACTGTTACGGATAAATCCGACGGCAAGCTCGCGCATTTGGACGGTCTAAACACCAGCCGTGCGTGGATGCTCGAGGGCATTACAAGCGCGTTGCCCTTGAACGACGTCCGTCGCCAACCACTAGAAGCTGCCCTCGCCGCTCACCGCAAAGCCGGTCTCGATGCTGTTCTCGGCGACATGCATTACATGGGAAGCCATTGGCTTGGAAGCTTTGCAACCTATCTAGAGACCAAGCGCGGATTGGCGATAGAAGCAGGTAACTGA
- a CDS encoding pyridoxamine 5'-phosphate oxidase-related, FMN binding protein (PFAM: Pyridoxamine 5'-phosphate oxidase~TIGRFAM: PPOX class probable FMN-dependent enzyme, DR_2398 family), with product MEITDIEQLRKIIAEPSPGLEAKNVPYLDTFACDFISKSPFIILSTSDEEGRCDGSPKGDAPGFVEVVDEHTLLIPDRPGNRLAYGHKNILANPNVAVLFCIPGTTETLRVSGKAVLTADPAVLDRLAARGKPAVLAIRVTVEECFFHCSKAFIRSNLWDPEQWVTPAHKVSFGEIYRARFGISDDEVQALEASLADEYENNL from the coding sequence ATGGAAATTACTGATATTGAGCAGCTGCGCAAGATCATTGCCGAGCCATCGCCCGGTCTTGAAGCGAAAAATGTCCCGTATCTAGATACGTTTGCCTGTGACTTTATCAGCAAGAGCCCTTTCATCATCTTGTCCACATCAGATGAGGAAGGGCGTTGTGATGGCTCACCCAAGGGCGACGCACCAGGTTTCGTTGAGGTCGTTGATGAGCACACGCTGCTCATCCCAGATCGACCGGGAAACCGTCTCGCCTACGGGCACAAAAATATTCTTGCGAACCCCAATGTGGCGGTGTTGTTTTGTATTCCTGGCACCACAGAAACGTTGAGGGTTTCTGGAAAGGCGGTACTGACGGCTGACCCCGCTGTACTCGATAGACTGGCGGCCCGCGGTAAGCCTGCCGTTCTTGCGATACGCGTGACCGTTGAAGAGTGTTTCTTTCATTGCTCGAAGGCCTTTATTCGCTCGAATTTATGGGACCCGGAGCAGTGGGTTACCCCAGCACATAAGGTGTCGTTCGGCGAGATTTATCGGGCCCGGTTTGGTATCAGCGACGATGAGGTACAAGCGCTCGAAGCGTCACTCGCTGACGAGTATGAAAACAACTTATAA
- a CDS encoding threonyl-tRNA synthetase (PFAM: Anticodon binding domain; Threonyl and Alanyl tRNA synthetase second additional domain; tRNA synthetase class II core domain (G, H, P, S and T); TGS domain~TIGRFAM: threonyl-tRNA synthetase), whose protein sequence is MPQITLPDGSSRQFDNPVSVFDVAADIGPGLAKAALAGKVNGEMVDTSFVMSGDAELAIITSKSEEALELIRHDAAHVMAQAVQELFPGTQVTIGPAIEDGFYYDFARETPFSADDLSKIEDRMTEIVDRDLAITREVWDRDAAKQTFGDIGESYKVEIIEDIIPEGEEVSVYRQGEWFDVCRGPHLPSTGKLPKAFKLMKLAGAYWRGDSNNETLQRIYGTAWRDKKELNKHLTQLEEAEKRDHRKIGRKLDFFHFSDDAPGSVFWHPKGWTLFRQLLDYMRQRQDEAGYVEVNTPDVMDRSLWETSGHWFNYRENMFSTQTEDERIFALKPMNCPGSVSMFAQGLKSYRDLPLRMAEFGKVHRYEPSGALHGLMRVRHFTQDDAHIYCTEQQMEQECIDVVKLVLDIYKDFGFDDVIIKLSTRPENRIGSDEVWDKLEGALSNALDVMGLDYILFPGEGAFYGPKLEFVLRDAIGRDWQCGTLQVDMNLPERFDISYVDEDGSRDKRPVMLHRALFGSLERFIGILIEHYEGKFPVWLSPVQAVLMTITDKQDDYVKDVEKRLKARGVRVMSDLRNEKIGFKIREHTLQATPYLLVAGHREMENGEIAVRTQKGDDLGTMSIDAFIDHLSGDLAALR, encoded by the coding sequence ATGCCGCAAATTACGCTCCCCGACGGTTCGTCTCGTCAATTTGATAACCCAGTTTCTGTTTTTGATGTCGCTGCTGATATTGGTCCTGGTCTTGCGAAGGCTGCCCTGGCCGGAAAGGTCAATGGCGAGATGGTCGATACCTCGTTTGTTATGTCAGGCGATGCTGAACTCGCGATCATCACCTCAAAGAGCGAAGAAGCCCTTGAGCTCATTCGACACGATGCTGCGCACGTAATGGCGCAAGCCGTGCAAGAGCTATTTCCCGGAACGCAGGTGACCATTGGTCCCGCAATCGAAGACGGGTTCTATTACGACTTTGCCCGCGAGACGCCGTTTTCGGCCGACGATCTTTCTAAGATCGAGGACCGCATGACGGAGATTGTTGATCGAGATTTAGCAATCACGCGTGAAGTTTGGGACCGTGATGCGGCAAAGCAGACGTTTGGCGATATTGGCGAGAGCTACAAAGTAGAAATCATCGAGGACATCATTCCCGAAGGCGAAGAGGTCTCGGTTTACCGTCAGGGTGAATGGTTTGACGTGTGTCGAGGACCGCATTTGCCGAGTACAGGCAAGCTACCTAAAGCCTTCAAGTTAATGAAGTTGGCTGGTGCTTACTGGCGCGGCGATTCCAATAATGAAACGCTGCAGCGAATCTATGGCACCGCGTGGCGCGATAAGAAGGAGCTGAACAAGCATCTGACGCAACTCGAGGAAGCCGAGAAGCGAGATCACCGCAAGATCGGTCGAAAACTCGATTTCTTCCATTTCAGCGACGACGCACCCGGTTCTGTTTTCTGGCATCCCAAGGGTTGGACCTTATTCCGCCAGCTGCTCGATTACATGCGCCAGCGTCAGGACGAAGCGGGCTATGTTGAAGTGAACACGCCTGACGTGATGGACCGCAGTCTCTGGGAGACCTCCGGACACTGGTTCAATTACCGCGAGAATATGTTCTCCACGCAAACCGAAGACGAGCGCATTTTTGCGTTGAAGCCCATGAACTGCCCGGGCTCGGTATCGATGTTTGCGCAAGGACTCAAGAGTTATCGCGACCTACCGCTACGCATGGCGGAGTTCGGCAAGGTGCACCGTTACGAACCTTCTGGCGCACTGCATGGCTTGATGCGTGTGCGTCACTTCACGCAGGACGATGCGCACATTTACTGCACCGAGCAGCAGATGGAGCAGGAGTGTATCGACGTCGTTAAGCTGGTGCTCGATATCTACAAGGACTTCGGTTTTGACGATGTCATCATCAAGTTGTCGACGCGACCTGAGAACCGCATCGGTAGTGATGAGGTTTGGGACAAGCTCGAGGGTGCGCTCAGTAATGCACTCGACGTTATGGGCTTAGACTATATTTTGTTCCCGGGTGAGGGCGCCTTCTACGGTCCCAAGCTTGAGTTCGTCCTTCGTGACGCGATCGGCCGGGACTGGCAATGCGGCACGCTGCAGGTCGATATGAATCTGCCAGAGCGCTTTGATATCAGCTACGTCGATGAGGACGGTAGTCGTGATAAGCGTCCGGTGATGTTGCACCGAGCACTCTTTGGTTCATTGGAGCGCTTTATCGGCATCCTTATTGAGCATTATGAGGGTAAGTTCCCCGTTTGGTTGTCTCCTGTTCAAGCGGTGCTCATGACGATTACCGATAAGCAAGATGACTACGTTAAGGATGTCGAGAAGCGGTTGAAGGCGCGAGGTGTTCGCGTGATGTCTGATCTACGAAACGAGAAGATTGGCTTCAAGATCCGCGAGCATACACTGCAAGCCACGCCTTATCTCTTGGTGGCAGGTCACCGTGAGATGGAGAATGGTGAGATCGCAGTTAGAACCCAGAAGGGTGACGATCTCGGCACTATGTCTATCGATGCCTTTATTGATCACCTAAGTGGTGATCTTGCTGCGCTGCGGTAG